One Oceanispirochaeta sp. DNA window includes the following coding sequences:
- a CDS encoding chromate transporter, which yields MDSPKIHLNELYFLFFKIGSVTFGGGYTMLPMLDRELSEKRRWVTEEELLDYYAIGQSTPGIIAINTATFVGYKTAGIPGAIAATLGMVSPSLIIIILIAAFLRNFNEVPLVQKALKGVNIAVAVLLIFSVWKFAQKTVKDIPGFLICLTAFLAVGFGGISPIPVVALSAFLGIVIPILKRRKK from the coding sequence ATGGACAGTCCTAAAATTCATTTAAATGAATTGTATTTCCTCTTTTTTAAAATTGGTTCGGTCACCTTTGGAGGTGGATACACCATGCTTCCCATGCTGGATAGAGAACTGTCAGAAAAAAGAAGATGGGTCACAGAAGAAGAACTCCTGGATTATTATGCCATCGGCCAATCTACTCCCGGAATCATCGCTATCAATACGGCAACCTTTGTCGGATATAAAACGGCTGGGATTCCCGGTGCCATTGCCGCCACCCTGGGAATGGTAAGCCCCTCTTTGATCATCATCATTCTGATAGCCGCATTTTTGAGGAACTTCAACGAAGTTCCTCTGGTACAGAAAGCCCTGAAGGGTGTAAATATAGCAGTCGCGGTTCTGCTCATCTTTTCTGTGTGGAAATTTGCTCAAAAAACAGTGAAGGATATCCCGGGATTTCTCATCTGCCTCACGGCCTTTCTAGCCGTCGGGTTCGGAGGCATTTCTCCTATCCCCGTGGTGGCACTCTCGGCGTTCCTTGGAATAGTCATCCCTATTCTGAAACGGAGAAAGAAATGA